One Nicotiana tomentosiformis chromosome 1, ASM39032v3, whole genome shotgun sequence genomic window, TTTAAACAGAAAATTTGCTTTTGACTACTGGAAATAGTCTTTGTACATAAATATAGATAAAGATTTGTCTTTGCATGGCTATAATGTGCAGGAAAGATTTCAATTTAACATTTTATCCATTTTTGAAAATTGTGAACGTTTAGCGGCAGACGTATCAATGGTTACTTGTGATTTAGGACTCCTAATTTTTAGATTCTACTGGCTTAATGCAGGACATTTCTGTAAAAGTTTCTGTTAAGTGCTAAAGGATTTAACTTATATGCACCGACAGtgtaataaatttttatattatttttaaaaagataTTGTAATACTATTAGTGTGTTTTTAACACGTGGTATCAGATTGCCTTATTATTCAAGTTATTAGTTCCACTTAGCATGGAGGGAAGCTAAAGTCCTCTCTGTAAATCATGGCCATTGTGCATCTTAATGTCTCTCCATGTGTTATCTAAAACTTGTAACTTGTAGGTGCTAAATTTCTTGTAGGAGAATTGAGTGTTGTTCAGAGTAATAACTTACCAATCTGTTAGCTGGCATTTTCTTGGAGTTTGTCAAGAACATTTTGtagctattttattaattgtAATAACATACTATTATAAATTGTAGTAACATGTATGGTTTAGACTTTGAATATTGTgtttttttctgttggcagtatCACTAAAACCCTTGAGAGGTACCAACGTTGTTGCCTTAATCCTCAAGACAACTGCGGTGAGAGAGAAACACAGGTGAATTTGCAGCTTAATGTTCTATGTTTCCACACCAATTAATCAATTGGCCTATCATAATTTATGGTGTTTCCTAAGCATAATTTGTTTTCATTGTAAACTTAGAGCTGGTACCAAGAGGTCTCAAAACTAAAGGCCAAATTTGAAGCCCTTCAACGAACTCAAAGGTTATGTCAATTGCTTATTCAGACACATCTTGGCACcttattgttgtacataaatgTAGATAAACAAAATAATTTCGTGACTATCCGATCCTTGGGAAAAAAATATTGTCGAAATTTCTGAGATGTTATTTTGATACATGAAGGCACTTGCTTGGTGAAGATCTTGGGCCACTGAGTCTGAAGGAGCTGCAAAATCTTGAAAAACAACTTGAAGGTGCACTTGCACAAGCTAGGCAAAGAAAGGTATTAGATTGTTTTCAAAGTAATTGTTTTTGCTTCATTTCCCTGTTTACAACTAAATCTTTGTGTGTTGTATCTAGTATATTTAGACTTGGTTAGACTAAAAAAAGGCCAAGTTAGTGCTTAAGATTAAGTTTGAACAAAAAGAAACACCATCCAGTAACAAGAAAGATATAAGCAACAAGGACACACGAATCAAAGGaccaaaaaaattcaaataagaaaatactgGAAAAATTAAAATGTACCAATACGTTTTTCAAATCATCACGCGCAGTTAGCTAGTGATCTAATTTGGCTTGTAATATTTCCATCTTTATCATTGTTTGGTATTATATAGACTtttatagatttttattttttgttaataAGCATTGTTTTTTTTGTGTAGACACAAATAATGGCGGAACAGATGGAGGAGCTCCGCAGAAAGGTAAGTCAAAATATGCAGAAAGACGAATACTTTACTTTGATCAGTACAAACAAATTAGAAATATGATTTTTCATAGTTATCACAATTATAAATTTGTTATAAAAGGTAAGGCCTAGAATCTTAAGAACAGTACTAGATTCCGTCTTTTTGTGTCAATAGCCCTTGACCCTAgatctctttatatatatatatataaaagaaaggGTACTTGAATTTGCTAGATGATTGTTGGCTACGGGCTTTAAGTCTCGCCTAATTTCTCCCATATGTTCTAAAGGAAATTAGTGACTCGGGGTACCACCTAAAGAATTAACAATTAAAGAGTCAAATAGATtggaaagaaagagtgaggtgaGTCGGAACGACACACATCTTATTAATTGGTTTGATCACCATGTATATCAGTTCATAGAGATTCTTAGGAGTTCCGATCCGAGTTAGCAGGGGCAAGTAAGGACCACAATTCATGTAAAAATAATGGAGAACTACGCTGTAATTATCTATTTTGACGTGATAATGGATTATGTTGTCAGGAGCGTCAACTTGGTGATGTGAACAAGCAACTGAAGATTAAGGTTTCTTTGGAACTATCATCGGTATTCATTCAAACTTGAGAAATATATTCTGCTACTTTGTGGAGTCTGTATATACATATATAGTAATGAAGAGTTTGTTTTCTTATATTGGCAGCTAGAGGCAGAAGGACAAGGACTCAGACCTCTTCCATTTCCATGGACTTGTAATGCATCAGCTGGAAGCAGCAGTTTTGCTGTCCACCCTTCTcaatcaaatcacatggaatgtGAACCTGATCCAGCACTTCAAATAGGGTATACCTACATTTCATCAAtcttaaatttccaacttccctttttttttctttttttttttctatagGGGAGTAGGGAAGGGGGTTATGAATTTTTTTTAACTCCTctgtatgtttttttttttttttaattaatccaTCTACCCAGATTTTCACCACCCGTAATGCTAGGGGTTTGGCCTGGACCCCTACCTTGTATATTATTAACAAAAGTGTATAAAAAGGGGGACATAAAACCGGAACCTCAAAGATACATAAAGGATATACAAGAGAAAAGGGAACTAATAAAGGGGTAGTTCCCTTTTACAGATAAGCTCTCAAAACATAAAGGTCCCATGACCATCTAAGGATTCTCTGCCAGAATCCTCTGTATGTTATTTGGTCTCAAGAATTATTTTATGGATCTGCAAATTGATAACAAATTGAAAGGGTTGGGCTTAAATCAGGTACAATATATTGTACTTATCCCAAAAAAGAATATGTTGTAGCACTATTTTAGGTTGCTTTCCTTCTAAACCTAGTATTCTGTGAAATTAAACTTATATTCAGGAGTAGTGGAAACTATGATCGGATCAGTTCAACTGGATCTCCTTTGTCAGAATATTGTACCGTGCATCagcgattttttttttttttttgtgtgtgcgtGTGTATTGTTAAAATGAAAGCTTCCAGCATTATAGCAAAAGGGATTCAAAAACTGTTGAAAATTGACTCCTTACTATGACCCTTTAGCAATTGGTAGGAGTTGAGATAACCCCGGTTCAATACTTCCTATCATCTTCATCTTGTCAATCTGAAGGGAATTTTAATCTGGAATGTTCGTTTTCCAAACAGGTATCATCACTATATGGCTGCAGAAGGACCCTCAGGGTCAAGGAGCATGGCCGTTGAGAGTAATATCATCCATGGTTGGGGCCTTTGATTTCTAATTCCTACTTAACTTCTGGATCTAGTATAAGTTTTTTGAGACTAAAAACTCAGTGacatatttatgatttgaagtgcTTGTCATATAATGTATAATTTGAGTAAGTGTTTTATACACTCCTCTTTAACTTCATATACTTTCCCATTTTCTCACCAAACTAACTGGTAATGCATACTTTGACTAAACAAAACTTTTAGGGAATATTTCAGAGACCTTCTTTGTGGTTTGGCCTAATAAAACTAACAGGATGAGATAGCTAACTTCCGCTTAAACGAgcaaaagaataaaattaagTACTTACTAAATGAAGGATATATAGAGAGTTAGAGTATGGTAAAGAGGCTTTTGGAGTAAGGCATATTACTAAATGGAATAGATGCAGAGCATTGTCCTCGTGGCCTTCAAATCTCCTTACTGTGTTATGCTCCAAATTATAGAAAAATAACCCTTTCTACTTTCTAGGATGAGGCATGACCGAGAGTTCTTCTGTTTTTAGTTTAAATATCAAATTGAATTCGAGCAATGAGCTGGTATCTCATATTTTGCTTCAAAACCGTCGATTCATAATCAATGCGTTGCTCCATTAACAATGGTAGAACTCCGGATGAAATTCAAAGAAGGTGAACGAAATTTCCTCCATGTCTGACTCTTCAAATTGTATAATACTGACAACAATTACCTCGTATTTGTGTTGTGCATAAATTAAAGAAGCTTAAATTCTCTCGTCAATTGACACAAATACAAATCACATAAACAACCCAGCGAAGCAATTGTGTTCTACGATCATTTCCTCTTGCCTTATGGGGCTGAAAACAAAAATTCTAAAAGGCCAAAGAAAATCTTTGAACAAAAGTAGTCCTTGACAATAATGGTAAAAATACGAGTTCATTACCCACGTAATCATTCAACTTTTCAAAATTATCTACCAAAGTCGtctttctttcgtttgtaacaacaaagtcaTTTAACTATGCCTATAgcactcagaaggtcactcaaccAGATTTATCAAATATTTGACagccaaatacctattttaccctctaaattatcaacttttatctTTTGCTTTTTGATTTATCTTTTGCTTTTTGATTTTAATGTGATATCACAAACATAGGGGATGTTAGTGTTACCAGATCAAACCATTCTGAAAATTTCACTATATAACTTTCCACAaggttttattattttcttgtcttcttttttttttcgttCAGATTACAACTAATTAAAGGTGAGAGAAAAAGGAACCAAACTAATTAATCTTTTTCTATTTTAGGCCAATTAAAGTTGACAAAATTTAACAGAGCAAGTTCTCTGTGTCAATCAAGTCCTTTGACCAGACAATGGAATAAAGTTTATGAAAAGGAAACCTCAGCAACTCATGTTATGTTTTCTAGACATGCGTAATTTAAGTCATGGCCCATGGGTATCATGATTTCAAGTTATTTTCTCTTGTGTTCGAATTCATGCCTACCTCTTCGTAATAGTACATGGTGCACCTATCTGTTTAAACTCCTCGATACGCCTCTACGGCCACAACGAAAGTGGGTCAAGAATATCATGTACTAGTTGTTTGCTTAAGTTATTAAAACCGAGATATACACAGAAGAAATATATCATGAGTTGTATAAAAAAGAAATTTAACAAGAGCCGTTTTGCATCATATCTAAGGGATTCCTCGGTTCGTGCCGAAGAAGCAATGTCACTCGATCATTATCAAACTGACTGCAactattgattttttttttggttaatgggatgattttatatatatatatatatatatagcaactATAGTGTTTTCATGGGGGTATGAATTAACCCCTAAGTTTTGATCAAGAGTATTAATATTACAGTCTAAAATCTTCCTAGAAAAAGCAGTTCCTAAGATGTCAGCCCAAAAAGCTTCATTCGCAAACACCGGAAGAACTGCCATGATTATTGTTCTTCCAAAAACGTTTTTCTTTGCACCCTCCTTTGTCATCAGATCAACTACTTTGTTCATCTCTCTGTAGCCATGTTTCACCACAATGTTTCCCAATCTTAGGATGATTGACATGCATTGAAAAATAATTGAGTCAAAGACATGGTTATCCAAATTAAGCATTCTTATTACCTCTGTTGGATCTGTGTTGATCTCTAGGGAAATGATTCCTCTTTGCTCTGCAATTTGTAATTCCTGCAGCACTGCAAGTAGTTCAGCTTGGGTGTTTGTGGTGTGAGGTAGATTTTCCATGAATCCCACTACCCAGTTGCCACTAGAGTCTCTGAAAACTCCTCCCACACCACCCTTCTCAGGATTTCTAAAGCAGCCCCGTCGGTGTTGAGCTTGTAATGACATCTTAACGGAGGAACACATTTGACCCAGATGGTCTTTTCTTTTGTGGATGTTTGACCAGCTAAGATAGTGATATACTCAATTGCCTAAGCCATTACAACAGAAGTAGGGATACGATCCTTTTTGTTGTTGAAAAGGTTGTTATTCTTAGTAATCCACAGCTGCTAGAAGCTAAAAGGAAAATGGTCTTCCCAGCTAAGAATGTTATTGAAGGGCTTTCTTCTAAGGGTTGACCAAGTGTTAGACTAGGATCTACTTGTGAAGGTTGGGGCTGACTTTGGGTTGTTGTGGTTCTTTGGGAGGTTAGATGCTGCCAGAATAATTTTGCATTAGGGCAATCAAAGAAGATGTGGGCACAAGTCATAATTTCAGTTGAGTAGAAGCAGCACATCGGGTTACAATGAACCCCAATTGTTTGGACATAGGCCCCTGTGGGAAGCCTTCCATGGTATAAGAGCCATATGAAGGTTTTGATCTTGTTAGGGACCTTTAGCTTCCAAATCCACATGTAGCTATTGTTTTCCTCATCCACTTTCTGAAGAGTTTTATTTGCAAGGAGGCTATAGGCTGATTTAGTGTTGAAGAGGCCATTGCTAGTTTTACCCCAAATCATTTTGTCCTCCTTTATGGTATTGGATGGAATAAAGGTAGCTGAGAGAAGATATCTGATGTTAGGAGGGATGCTCAAGGATATGGAGGAGGTGTCCCAAGCCCATTATTATATGGTAGCTACTTTGGCTGAATGGTCAATTTAGAGGGCCCTCAATCATATTCGTGATGGGTGAGTAGTTGGGGATCCAAGAGTCATTTAGGAAGCTGACTCTGTCACCTTTGTGCACCACCCATTTTATGGCTTTTCTGTAAGTGTCCTACCCTTTTAGCATACACTGGCATGTATAAGATTTACCTTTTTGGGGGGGATGAGTCCAGTTACAGTGCTTGGCAATCAGAGTCTTTGCTCATAAAGAGGAGGTGTTGTGAAGGAGTCTCCATGAAAGGCCCGAGTGAATAACTTTGTTTTTATACTCAGCCTTTTGTATT contains:
- the LOC104085632 gene encoding agamous-like MADS-box protein MADS3, with product MGRGRVELKRIENKINRQVTFSKRRNGLLKKAYELSVLCDAEVALIIFSSRGKLYEFGSSGITKTLERYQRCCLNPQDNCGERETQSWYQEVSKLKAKFEALQRTQRHLLGEDLGPLSLKELQNLEKQLEGALAQARQRKTQIMAEQMEELRRKERQLGDVNKQLKIKVSLELSSLEAEGQGLRPLPFPWTCNASAGSSSFAVHPSQSNHMECEPDPALQIGYHHYMAAEGPSGSRSMAVESNIIHGWGL